One genomic region from Salvelinus fontinalis isolate EN_2023a chromosome 18, ASM2944872v1, whole genome shotgun sequence encodes:
- the LOC129815240 gene encoding ninjurin-1-like — MATENMEMNGDADGEVPHLRGRNHRATGGALNMNHYANKKSAAESMLDVALLMANASQLKAVLEQGPGFTFYNPLITLISISLILQVTVGILLIFIVKWNVNDESMHFKLNIMENVTTALVFIIVVVNVFITAFGVQKPNTNS, encoded by the exons ATGGCAACTGAAAACATGGAAATGAACGGAGATGCCGACGGAGAG GTTCCACACCTTAGGGGCAGGAATCACAGGGCGACGGGGGGTGCTCTGAACATGAACCACTACGCCAATAAGAAGAGTGCAGCAGAGAGCATGCTGGACGTGGCATTACTCATGGCCAACGCCTCCCAGCTGAAGGCTGTCCTGGAGCAGGGCCCAGGTTTCACCTTCTACAACCCTCTCATCAccctcatctccatctccctcatCCTGCAGGTCACTGTGGGCATCCTGCTAATCTTCATCG TAAAGTGGAACGTGAACGATGAGAGCATGCACTTCAAGCTAAACATTATGGAGAATGTCACCACAGCACTCGTCTTCATCATTGTTGTAGTCAATGTCTTCATCACAGCATTTGGCGTCCAGAAGCCCAACACCAACTCCTAA
- the LOC129816004 gene encoding caspase recruitment domain-containing protein 19-like: MMIQFRDLDVPTCIRLAELLAHLQGKGEEACREFYRALHLHVEEVYFSLPTRLRLRDSIDPFTTAASPTQQRYVLNDRGHMFFLSCFSVAVGVALLHYYGEAKVTRGSRALGMAALGLGRRAREVLIWYTEEPIRK, from the exons ATGATGATCCAGTTTAGGGACCTTGATGTGCCCACCTGCATCCGACTGGCCGAGCTCCTGGCTCACCTGCAGGGGAAAGGTGAAGAGGCCTGCCGGGAGTTCTACCGGGCGCTTCACCTGCATGTGGAAGAGGTGTACTTCAGCCTACCCACGCGTCTCCGCCTCAGAG ATTCTATAGACCCGTTCACGACTGCAGCCTCACCCACTCAGCAGAGATATGTGCTAAACGACAGAG gTCATATGTTCTTCCTGAGTTGTTTCAGTGTTGCAGTTGGGGTGGCTCTACTACATTACTATGGCG AGGCCAAAGTAACAAGGGGCAGCAGGGCTCTTGGCATGGCTGCTCTTGGATTGGGTCGACGAGCCCGAGAGGTTCTCATATGGTACACTGAAGAACCCATCAGGAAGTAG